From the Lolium rigidum isolate FL_2022 chromosome 2, APGP_CSIRO_Lrig_0.1, whole genome shotgun sequence genome, one window contains:
- the LOC124692731 gene encoding serine/threonine-protein kinase AFC2-like isoform X1, whose amino-acid sequence MECLAEMPHAPLDRRPRKRQRLGWDVGPEIAQIKFCGQEVSNVLTAVTLGLSSGGIVSSQEAQELLRLATPPLREDDKDGHYVFAVGDNLTPRYRINAKMGEGTFGQVLECWDRERKEMVAIKIIRGIKKYRDAAMIEIGMLEQICKYEKSRSSCVQIRNWFDYRNHICIVCEKLGPSLYDFLRKNNYRAFPIAVVREVAKQLLECLAFMHELRLIHTDLKPENILLVSAEYTKVPDYKVSSRSPKEGSYYKRVPKSSEIKVIDFGSTTYDQQDQTYVVSTRHYRAPEVILGLGWSYPCDIWSVGCILVELCTGEALFQTHENLEHLAMMERVLSPLPYHMLKRADRHAEKYVRKGRLNWPEGCASRESMKAVMKLPRLQNLVMQNVDHSAGDLIDLLQGLLKHDPASRLTAQEALKHPFLMEKSERRR is encoded by the exons ATAAAATTTTGCGGGCAAGAGGTTTCGAATGTGCTCACTGCTGTGACGTTGGGGCTCTCATCGGGCGGCATCGTTTCCTCCCAGGAGGCGCAAGAGCTCCTTCGTCTTGCGACCCCTCCTCTCAGAGAAGATGACAAGGATGGACACTATGTTTTTGCTGTGGGAGACAACCTCACACCTCGCT ACAGGATTAATGCAAAGATGGGTGAAG GTACCTTTGGTCAGGTGTTGGAATGTTGGGATAGGGAACGCAAGGAAATGGTGGCAATTAAGATCATCAGAGGCATTAAGAAGTACAGGGATGCTGCAATGATAGAAATTGGCATGCTCGAGCAGATATGCAAATATGAAAAAAGCAGATCCAG TTGTGTTCAAATTCGGAACTGGTTTGACTATCGTAACCATATCTGTATT GTCTGTGAGAAGCTTGGACCAAGCTTATATGATTTTCTCCGGAAAAACAATTACCGAGCATTCCCAATTGCCGTAGTTCGGGAGGTTGCCAAACAACTGTTGGAATGTCTAGCAT TTATGCATGAATTGCGCCTCATTCACACTGATTTAAAGCCTGAGAACATTCTTCTTGTTTCCGCGGAGTACACTAAAGTGCCTGATTACAAA GTTTCATCCCGTTCCCCGAAGGAGGGATCCTATTACAAACGTGTGCCCAAGTCCAGTGAGATAAAGGTGATTGATTTTGGAAGCACGACATATGACCAACAGGACCAGACCTACGTTGTTTCCACTAGGCATTATCGGGCCCCTGAAGTTATCTTGG GACTTGGATGGAGTTACCCATGTGATATCTGGAGTGTTGGCTGTATTCTGGTAGAACTGTGCACG GGAGAGGCATTGTTTCAAACTCATGAGAATTTGGAGCATCTGGCTATGATGGAGAGGGTGCTTAGTCCGTTGCCTTACCACATGCTTAAGAGGGCTGA TCGACATGCTGAGAAATACGTCAGAAAGGGCCGTTTAAACTGGCCTGAAGGATGTGCTTCACGGGAGAGCATGAAAGCTGTCATGAAGCTGCCCCGGCTTCAG AATTTGGTGATGCAAAATGTAGACCATTCGGCTGGCGACTTGATTGATCTTTTGCAAGGGCTGCTTAAGCATGATCCAGCAAGCCGCCTAACAGCCCAAGAGGCGCTTAAGCatccattcttaatggagaagAGTGAGCGAAGGAGGTGA
- the LOC124692731 gene encoding serine/threonine-protein kinase AFC2-like isoform X2 translates to MKKADPVMHELRLIHTDLKPENILLVSAEYTKVPDYKVSSRSPKEGSYYKRVPKSSEIKVIDFGSTTYDQQDQTYVVSTRHYRAPEVILGLGWSYPCDIWSVGCILVELCTGEALFQTHENLEHLAMMERVLSPLPYHMLKRADRHAEKYVRKGRLNWPEGCASRESMKAVMKLPRLQNLVMQNVDHSAGDLIDLLQGLLKHDPASRLTAQEALKHPFLMEKSERRR, encoded by the exons ATGAAAAAAGCAGATCCAG TTATGCATGAATTGCGCCTCATTCACACTGATTTAAAGCCTGAGAACATTCTTCTTGTTTCCGCGGAGTACACTAAAGTGCCTGATTACAAA GTTTCATCCCGTTCCCCGAAGGAGGGATCCTATTACAAACGTGTGCCCAAGTCCAGTGAGATAAAGGTGATTGATTTTGGAAGCACGACATATGACCAACAGGACCAGACCTACGTTGTTTCCACTAGGCATTATCGGGCCCCTGAAGTTATCTTGG GACTTGGATGGAGTTACCCATGTGATATCTGGAGTGTTGGCTGTATTCTGGTAGAACTGTGCACG GGAGAGGCATTGTTTCAAACTCATGAGAATTTGGAGCATCTGGCTATGATGGAGAGGGTGCTTAGTCCGTTGCCTTACCACATGCTTAAGAGGGCTGA TCGACATGCTGAGAAATACGTCAGAAAGGGCCGTTTAAACTGGCCTGAAGGATGTGCTTCACGGGAGAGCATGAAAGCTGTCATGAAGCTGCCCCGGCTTCAG AATTTGGTGATGCAAAATGTAGACCATTCGGCTGGCGACTTGATTGATCTTTTGCAAGGGCTGCTTAAGCATGATCCAGCAAGCCGCCTAACAGCCCAAGAGGCGCTTAAGCatccattcttaatggagaagAGTGAGCGAAGGAGGTGA